In the genome of Pongo pygmaeus isolate AG05252 chromosome 9, NHGRI_mPonPyg2-v2.0_pri, whole genome shotgun sequence, one region contains:
- the LRRC10B gene encoding leucine-rich repeat-containing protein 10B → MGIAESTPDELPSDAEEQLRSGDQQLELSGRRLRRLPSAVCALSRLQKLYVSGTGLRELPEEIEELRELRILALDFNKLERLPDGLCRLPRLTRLYLGGNRLLALPADFAQLQSLRCLWIEGNFLRRFPRPLLRLVALQSLQMGDNRLRALPAELPRMTGLRGLWLYGNRFEEFPPALLRMGRLHILDLDRNRLGGFPDLHPLRALRVFSYDHNPVTGPPRVADTVFLVGEGAVERMAERDEPTPRPPPRRPARAFEDEEEEDLLIGGAGSRALGAPGGSLRALEATPGLGT, encoded by the coding sequence ATGGGCATCGCCGAGTCCACGCCGGATGAGCTGCCGTCGGACGCAGAGGAGCAGCTGCGCAGCGGCGACCAGCAGCTGGAGCTGAGCGGGCGGCGGTTGCGGCGGCTGCCCAGCGCAGTGTGCGCCCTGAGCCGCCTGCAGAAGCTGTATGTGAGCGGCACGGGGCTGCGCGAGCTGCCGGAGGAGATCGAGGAGCTGCGCGAGCTGCGCATCCTGGCGCTGGACTTCAACAAGCTCGAGCGCCTGCCTGACGGCCTGTGCCGCCTGCCGCGCCTCACGCGCCTCTACCTGGGCGGCAACCGGCTGCTGGCGCTGCCCGCCGACTTCGCGCAGTTGCAGAGCCTGCGCTGCCTCTGGATCGAGGGAAACTTCTTGCGGCGCTTCCCGCGGCCGCTGCTGCGCCTGGTGGCGCTGCAGTCGCTCCAGATGGGCGACAACCGGCTGCGCGCGCTGCCGGCCGAGCTGCCGCGCATGACGGGCTTGCGCGGCCTCTGGCTCTACGGCAACCGCTTCGAGGAGTTCCCGCCCGCGCTGCTGCGCATGGGCCGCCTGCACATCCTCGACCTCGACCGCAACCGCCTGGGCGGCTTCCCCGACCTGCACCCGCTGCGCGCGCTACGCGTCTTCTCCTATGACCACAACCCCGTCACCGGGCCCCCGCGCGTCGCGGACACCGTGTTCCTCGTGGGCGAGGGCGCCGTCGAGCGCATGGCGGAGCGCGACGAGCCCACGCCCCGGCCTCCGCCCCGGCGCCCAGCGCGGGCCtttgaggatgaggaggaggaagacctGCTTATAGGTGGCGCTGGTTCCCGGGCTCTGGGCGCCCCCGGGGGCAGCCTCCGCGCCCTGGAAGCCACTCCAGGACTGGGCACCTGA